The following proteins are co-located in the Paraburkholderia phytofirmans PsJN genome:
- a CDS encoding 3-ketoacyl-ACP reductase, producing MATRIAYVTGGMGGIGTAICQRLHKENFTVVAGCGPNSTRRARWLEEQKTLGYSFIASEGNVANWESTEKAFKKVKKEVGEIDVLINNAGITRDGVFRKMTHEDWTAVIDTNLNSLFNVTKQVIEGMVQRGWGRIVNISSVNGQKGQFGQTNYSTAKAGIHGFTMALAQEVAVKNVTVNTVSPGYIGTEMVRAVRPDVLTKIVESIPVRRLGNPEEIASIVAWLASDDAGFATGADFSLNGGLHMG from the coding sequence ATGGCAACCCGTATTGCATATGTCACGGGCGGCATGGGTGGCATCGGTACAGCAATCTGCCAGCGGCTGCACAAGGAGAACTTCACTGTTGTCGCGGGCTGCGGACCGAACTCGACGCGCCGTGCCCGATGGCTGGAGGAGCAGAAGACACTCGGCTATTCCTTCATCGCCTCCGAGGGCAACGTCGCCAACTGGGAGTCGACGGAAAAGGCCTTCAAAAAGGTCAAAAAGGAAGTTGGCGAAATCGACGTGCTGATCAATAACGCGGGCATCACGCGCGATGGCGTGTTCCGGAAAATGACCCACGAAGACTGGACTGCCGTCATCGACACCAATCTCAACAGCCTTTTCAACGTGACAAAACAGGTGATCGAAGGCATGGTCCAGCGTGGCTGGGGGCGCATCGTCAACATCTCTTCGGTGAACGGACAGAAAGGCCAGTTCGGCCAAACCAACTACTCCACGGCCAAAGCGGGCATTCACGGCTTCACCATGGCGCTGGCGCAGGAGGTCGCTGTAAAGAACGTGACGGTCAATACCGTATCGCCCGGCTACATTGGTACCGAGATGGTACGTGCAGTGCGCCCCGATGTACTTACGAAGATCGTGGAGAGCATTCCGGTGCGGCGGCTGGGCAATCCGGAAGAAATCGCATCGATCGTGGCATGGCTCGCTTCCGATGACGCCGGGTTTGCGACAGGCGCGGACTTTTCATTGAATGGCGGGCTGCATATGGGCTAG
- a CDS encoding NRAMP family divalent metal transporter: MLLFSVICVCMQLLLQYTRYVAVLKWFTLSLFAYFAVLAVVHLDWMRLATRLVIPDLHWNAGYLTAVVAVFGTTISPYLFFWQSEEEVEDMHVHPKRRDLFDAPQQGSGALHRIEIDTVAGMGLSNLVALAILATTAATLNVDGITDIQTSAQAALALRPIAGSFAAIFFTTGIVGTGLLSVPVLAGSTAYAIGEARSWPVGFTRKVQEAKAFYATIAIATLIGMIVNFTSINAIKALYWSAVLNGVVAVPIMIVMMLVASRADIMGRFVVQGRLRTLGWLATLVMLVIALAMLATSF, translated from the coding sequence GTGCTGCTCTTCTCCGTGATCTGCGTGTGCATGCAACTGCTGCTGCAATACACCCGCTATGTCGCGGTGCTGAAGTGGTTCACGTTATCGCTCTTCGCATATTTCGCCGTACTGGCAGTGGTCCATCTTGACTGGATGCGCCTCGCGACCCGGCTCGTCATTCCCGATCTGCACTGGAACGCGGGCTACCTGACCGCGGTGGTCGCCGTGTTCGGTACCACCATCAGCCCTTATCTGTTCTTCTGGCAGTCCGAGGAGGAAGTGGAGGACATGCACGTTCATCCGAAGCGCCGGGATCTCTTCGATGCTCCACAACAGGGATCGGGCGCCCTGCATCGGATCGAAATCGACACGGTGGCGGGAATGGGGCTGTCCAATCTGGTGGCTCTGGCGATTCTCGCCACTACCGCTGCTACGCTCAACGTCGACGGCATCACGGATATCCAGACCTCTGCGCAGGCGGCGCTGGCGCTACGCCCCATTGCAGGCTCCTTCGCAGCCATCTTCTTTACCACGGGCATCGTCGGCACGGGCCTGCTCTCCGTACCGGTGCTGGCCGGTTCAACCGCCTATGCTATCGGTGAAGCCCGTAGCTGGCCGGTCGGGTTCACCCGCAAGGTTCAGGAAGCCAAAGCGTTCTATGCGACGATCGCCATCGCCACGCTGATCGGCATGATCGTCAATTTCACTTCCATCAACGCGATCAAGGCGCTCTACTGGAGCGCGGTGCTCAACGGCGTCGTCGCCGTGCCGATCATGATCGTCATGATGCTGGTCGCCTCCCGCGCAGACATCATGGGCCGCTTCGTCGTCCAGGGCCGGCTGCGGACGCTGGGCTGGCTTGCAACACTCGTCATGCTGGTCATCGCGCTGGCCATGCTCGCAACATCGTTCTGA
- a CDS encoding putative bifunctional diguanylate cyclase/phosphodiesterase: MAGLLCAVGSWVTARLFQRTVGTAGMQKLGWHVLTAISAGVAIWCTHFVAMLGFDAGVPVSFDPFLTVLSLLIAVGGSTFGFALAGSRVTRFAPALGGAIVGVAIALMHYTGMMAWRIEGIISWDVPYLVASVACSVVFAAAALVCAMRAGPHAVNLMAVTLSLAILTLHFTGMTALRITPLVVPGAFSDLAALHTLALAIAGLSLVIVCTGLVSYLIDSDVRAESLEHLRRMALSDLLTGLPNRGSFNERLDLEIVLAREAGTRLALIGIDLNRFKEVNDLRGHHAGDEVLRILARRMTGLLRENEFVARIGGDEFAAICRMTGEVTAEAGLEDFLGRLEAALYKPVRLDEYEVVTGGSFGVAIYPDDATSKPVLINNADLAMYRAKTSMTRSVCFYEPAMDEMVRARRNLASDLRGALAATQLSIHYQVQTSLVTGETRGYEALLRWRHPVQGPIPPATFIPLAEENGLILEIGEWVLRQACAMAISWDPPYPVAVNVSAVQFAHANLTQLVAGVLGETGLPAQRLQLELTESTIFADRGRSLRTLRQLKELGVSIALDDFGTGYSSLDTLRSFPFDRIKLDQSFFSEAEASPQDRAIIRAVLALGKSLGIPVLAEGIETQSQLALLTEEGCDEAQGFLFGRPAALAEIVGTGRIRLVDTRVAHSVPGKGDAEGIDNGKSPGAEHGQTLDSTT, encoded by the coding sequence GTGGCCGGGTTACTGTGCGCCGTGGGTTCCTGGGTGACCGCCCGGCTGTTCCAGCGCACGGTGGGCACCGCCGGCATGCAGAAGCTGGGCTGGCATGTCCTGACGGCGATTTCGGCCGGCGTCGCCATCTGGTGCACCCACTTCGTCGCGATGCTGGGTTTCGACGCGGGCGTGCCAGTCAGTTTCGATCCTTTTTTGACGGTCCTGTCCCTGCTGATCGCGGTAGGCGGCAGTACCTTTGGCTTCGCGCTCGCCGGCAGCCGGGTGACCCGGTTCGCGCCCGCACTGGGCGGCGCGATCGTTGGCGTGGCGATCGCCCTGATGCACTACACCGGCATGATGGCCTGGCGGATCGAAGGCATCATTTCGTGGGACGTGCCGTATCTGGTCGCATCAGTCGCATGTTCCGTGGTGTTCGCGGCGGCGGCGCTGGTTTGCGCCATGCGGGCCGGGCCGCATGCGGTCAACCTCATGGCCGTGACGCTCTCGCTCGCCATCCTCACGTTGCATTTCACCGGCATGACAGCGCTGCGCATCACGCCGCTGGTTGTCCCAGGGGCATTCTCCGACCTGGCGGCACTACACACACTTGCGCTGGCGATTGCCGGCCTGTCGCTGGTCATCGTCTGCACCGGGCTCGTGAGCTATCTGATCGACAGCGATGTGCGGGCCGAATCACTCGAGCATCTGCGCAGGATGGCACTGAGTGACCTGCTGACGGGGCTGCCGAACCGGGGCAGTTTCAACGAGCGCCTGGATCTTGAAATTGTGCTGGCGCGCGAGGCAGGCACGAGACTGGCACTCATCGGCATTGACCTGAACCGGTTCAAGGAAGTCAACGACCTGCGCGGCCATCACGCCGGCGACGAAGTGCTGCGCATCCTCGCGCGGCGCATGACGGGCCTGCTGCGCGAAAACGAATTTGTCGCGCGTATCGGCGGAGATGAATTCGCCGCGATCTGCCGGATGACGGGGGAGGTGACGGCCGAGGCCGGGCTGGAGGATTTTCTGGGCCGCCTCGAAGCAGCCCTGTACAAGCCCGTCAGGCTCGATGAATACGAAGTCGTCACGGGAGGGAGTTTCGGCGTGGCGATCTATCCCGACGATGCGACCAGCAAGCCGGTTCTCATCAACAACGCAGACCTGGCGATGTATCGCGCAAAGACCAGTATGACGCGGTCCGTCTGCTTTTACGAGCCGGCGATGGACGAAATGGTGCGGGCGCGGCGCAACCTCGCCTCGGATTTGCGCGGCGCGCTGGCAGCCACCCAGCTCAGCATCCACTACCAGGTGCAAACGTCGCTGGTGACGGGCGAAACGCGGGGTTACGAGGCGTTGCTGCGCTGGCGGCATCCGGTACAGGGACCGATTCCACCCGCGACGTTCATTCCGCTTGCCGAGGAGAACGGTCTTATCCTCGAGATCGGGGAATGGGTGCTGCGTCAGGCCTGTGCGATGGCCATCTCCTGGGACCCGCCATATCCGGTTGCGGTCAACGTATCGGCCGTCCAGTTCGCGCATGCGAACCTGACGCAGCTCGTCGCCGGCGTGCTGGGCGAAACCGGTCTGCCAGCGCAACGCCTGCAGCTGGAACTGACCGAATCGACCATCTTCGCGGACCGCGGCCGCTCGCTGCGCACGCTGCGGCAACTCAAGGAACTGGGTGTGAGCATCGCGCTGGACGATTTCGGTACCGGCTATTCGTCGCTCGACACGCTGCGCTCATTTCCCTTCGACCGGATCAAGCTCGACCAGTCGTTCTTCAGCGAGGCGGAAGCCAGTCCCCAGGACCGGGCCATCATCCGGGCCGTGCTGGCGCTGGGCAAAAGCCTGGGCATCCCCGTACTGGCAGAAGGGATCGAGACGCAAAGCCAGCTCGCGCTGTTGACCGAGGAAGGTTGCGACGAAGCGCAGGGCTTCCTGTTCGGCCGCCCGGCTGCGCTGGCGGAGATCGTCGGCACTGGCCGCATCAGGCTTGTCGATACGCGTGTCGCCCATTCGGTGCCTGGGAAAGGGGACGCAGAGGGTATCGACAACGGGAAGAGTCCGGGAGCCGAACACGGGCAGACACTGGACAGCACGACGTAA
- a CDS encoding ATP-binding protein, whose translation MINHPAVRTESRTLLAQARDVTLPETVERHLAARGLLPVRSLEQLPQPPCEADVLLTPSSWMRELAAPQRERLSAYGRAVGAWIALTDTPVAFDESLNLLDLGVDHFLPVPTLEDQWGALIDGLRSRMPLRRAGPRAAPMPCETLGEGEARFRFFLDNVEEGVVVCADGIIVDVSDRWLELFRCRREEAIGHPVLDYTSPRVVPMARQLIEERWAETYESEMLRRDGTTFPAIVRGRDQRFGGRELRLTTILDITRQKESEQALKLAKAEAERACHAKSEFLSSMSHELRTPLNAILGFAQILEMDDGLSTDQLDSIAEILKAGHHLLGLINEVLDLASIESGKTTLSLETVDVSTLIRDCAQLVQPLATSREIDLHLEIPERAAACADNQRLKQIVLNLLSNGIKYNHPSGEVRVIVEPDGSRLRIAVADTGAGICAERLGELFQPFSRLGADHASVEGTGIGLVITRKLTEAMGGRIGVESEPGKGSRFWVELPLAQLSSQPAPLSLLANDSGVAPVTARQGEHYILYIDDNPVNLKLVTQILDKLRHIRLVTMYAPEMGIEFALSHQPDLILLDINLPDMDGYQVLEVFKSHLQLRHVPVIAVSANAMPRDIERGIAAGFADYLTKPLDIGRFLASIDAHLPGVMEKRSNDAQT comes from the coding sequence ATGATCAATCATCCGGCCGTTCGTACGGAGAGCAGGACCCTGTTAGCTCAGGCTCGCGACGTCACTCTGCCAGAGACGGTCGAACGGCATCTGGCCGCGCGCGGCCTTTTGCCTGTCCGTTCGCTGGAGCAACTACCGCAGCCGCCGTGCGAAGCCGACGTGCTGCTCACGCCCTCGTCCTGGATGAGAGAACTGGCGGCGCCACAACGTGAGCGGCTTTCGGCGTATGGCCGCGCGGTCGGCGCCTGGATCGCGCTCACCGATACACCGGTTGCCTTCGATGAAAGCCTCAACCTGCTCGACCTGGGTGTCGACCACTTCCTCCCTGTACCGACGTTGGAGGATCAGTGGGGGGCACTCATTGACGGCTTGCGTTCGAGGATGCCGCTCCGCCGCGCGGGTCCGCGCGCTGCTCCGATGCCCTGCGAGACCCTGGGCGAAGGCGAGGCGCGTTTTCGCTTCTTTCTCGATAACGTCGAGGAAGGCGTCGTGGTGTGTGCCGACGGGATCATCGTCGACGTAAGCGACCGCTGGCTCGAACTGTTTCGCTGCCGGCGCGAAGAAGCCATCGGCCACCCGGTGCTCGATTACACCAGCCCGAGGGTCGTTCCCATGGCCCGGCAACTGATCGAGGAACGTTGGGCCGAAACCTATGAATCGGAAATGCTGCGCAGGGACGGCACCACCTTCCCGGCCATCGTTCGCGGGCGCGACCAGAGGTTCGGCGGGCGCGAACTGCGGCTGACCACCATCCTCGACATCACGCGACAGAAGGAATCCGAACAGGCCCTGAAGCTGGCCAAGGCCGAGGCCGAACGGGCCTGTCATGCGAAGTCCGAGTTCCTCTCCAGCATGAGCCATGAACTGCGCACCCCGCTTAATGCCATCCTGGGGTTCGCGCAGATACTGGAGATGGATGACGGGTTGAGCACGGACCAGCTCGACAGCATCGCAGAAATCCTCAAGGCGGGGCACCATCTGCTGGGCCTCATCAATGAAGTGCTCGATCTGGCCAGCATCGAGTCCGGCAAAACGACCCTCTCGCTGGAGACGGTGGATGTGTCGACGCTCATCCGGGACTGCGCACAGCTCGTGCAGCCGCTGGCGACGAGCCGGGAGATCGACCTGCACCTGGAGATACCCGAACGTGCTGCCGCATGTGCCGACAACCAGCGCCTGAAGCAGATCGTGCTGAACCTGTTGTCCAATGGCATCAAGTACAACCATCCCTCGGGCGAGGTCCGCGTCATAGTCGAGCCCGATGGCTCGCGGCTGCGCATCGCCGTTGCCGACACCGGGGCGGGCATTTGCGCCGAACGCCTGGGCGAACTGTTCCAGCCTTTCAGCCGGCTGGGCGCAGACCACGCTTCGGTCGAAGGGACCGGCATCGGCCTCGTTATCACCCGCAAACTGACCGAAGCGATGGGCGGACGGATCGGTGTTGAAAGCGAGCCCGGCAAAGGCAGCCGCTTCTGGGTGGAACTACCTCTGGCACAGCTGTCGTCGCAACCGGCGCCGCTGTCCCTGCTGGCCAATGATTCCGGTGTTGCGCCAGTGACGGCAAGGCAGGGTGAGCATTACATCCTGTACATCGATGACAACCCGGTCAATCTCAAACTGGTCACCCAGATTCTGGACAAGCTACGCCACATCCGTCTGGTCACCATGTACGCGCCCGAGATGGGCATCGAGTTCGCGCTTTCGCATCAACCTGACCTGATCCTGCTGGACATCAACCTGCCCGACATGGACGGCTACCAGGTGCTGGAGGTATTCAAGTCACACCTCCAGCTGCGGCATGTGCCCGTGATCGCGGTGTCGGCCAACGCCATGCCCCGCGACATCGAACGGGGCATCGCCGCAGGCTTCGCCGATTACCTGACCAAGCCTCTCGACATCGGGCGTTTCCTCGCCAGCATTGATGCCCATCTGCCGGGCGTGATGGAGAAACGCAGCAATGACGCTCAAACATGA
- a CDS encoding HD domain-containing phosphohydrolase — MTLKHDDAHILVVDDEPANLKLLEKLLGSEGYFRLTCVQDPRQVLRAYQEIRPDLILLDINMPHLDGYQVMAQLKALDDPLLPPIVVLTAEHGRERLLKALAAGARDFVGKPFDRSELLMRVRNLLDAHLAHRLMHEHNDVLEKRVQARTRELLETRLQMVRRLGRAAEYRDNETGRHILRMSHTAALLARHLGWSEADVELMLHASPMHDIGKIGIPDAVLLKPGKLDAGEWKIMQQHPAIGAELLGGDDSALMTMARQIALAHHEKWDGSGYPQGLAGEAIPQAARIVGVADVFDALVSARPYKPAWPRDEAVAYIRDHSGSHFDPTVVEVFMKALDDILAIQESYSDSVAP; from the coding sequence ATGACGCTCAAACATGATGACGCGCACATTCTTGTCGTTGACGACGAGCCAGCCAATCTCAAGCTGCTGGAAAAGCTGCTCGGCAGCGAGGGCTATTTTCGTCTGACCTGTGTGCAGGACCCACGCCAGGTTTTGCGTGCCTATCAGGAAATTCGCCCCGACCTGATCCTGCTGGATATCAACATGCCGCATCTCGACGGCTATCAGGTCATGGCCCAGCTCAAGGCATTGGACGACCCGCTGCTGCCGCCCATCGTCGTGCTGACGGCGGAGCACGGCCGCGAAAGGCTGCTCAAGGCGCTGGCGGCGGGGGCGCGGGATTTCGTCGGCAAACCGTTCGACCGCAGCGAGCTCCTGATGCGCGTGCGCAATCTGCTCGACGCCCACCTTGCCCACCGCCTGATGCACGAGCATAACGACGTGCTCGAAAAGCGGGTTCAGGCCCGCACCCGCGAACTGCTCGAAACCCGGCTGCAGATGGTGCGCCGTCTCGGCCGCGCCGCCGAGTACCGGGATAACGAGACCGGCCGCCATATCCTGCGCATGAGCCATACTGCCGCGCTGCTGGCCCGCCATCTCGGCTGGAGCGAAGCCGACGTCGAATTGATGCTGCACGCCAGCCCGATGCATGATATCGGCAAGATCGGCATTCCTGACGCGGTCCTGCTCAAGCCCGGAAAACTGGACGCCGGGGAGTGGAAGATCATGCAGCAGCATCCGGCCATCGGAGCCGAACTGCTGGGCGGCGACGACTCGGCGTTGATGACCATGGCGCGTCAGATCGCTCTGGCGCACCATGAGAAATGGGATGGCAGCGGCTATCCCCAGGGTCTCGCGGGCGAGGCCATTCCGCAGGCCGCACGCATCGTGGGCGTGGCCGACGTGTTCGATGCGCTCGTTTCGGCTCGCCCGTACAAGCCGGCGTGGCCGCGCGACGAAGCCGTTGCCTACATTCGCGACCATTCGGGCAGTCATTTCGACCCGACCGTGGTCGAGGTGTTCATGAAGGCGCTGGACGATATTCTGGCCATCCAGGAAAGCTATTCCGATTCCGTTGCCCCGTGA
- a CDS encoding integrase core domain-containing protein gives MSPIWTCKPLENGYIECLSGRFPDECLNEHWFVSMRHARSLIELW, from the coding sequence GTGTCGCCCATCTGGACGTGCAAGCCATTGGAAAACGGCTATATTGAGTGTCTCAGCGGGCGCTTCCCGGATGAATGCTTGAACGAGCACTGGTTTGTATCCATGCGTCATGCCAGAAGCTTGATTGAATTGTGGTGA
- a CDS encoding porin: MVGIVGLHAHAAWSQSAVTLYGVIDEAIRYDNHQTRDGGHNITMGTGGALLGSRWGLRGTEDLGGGSKAIFVLESGFVANTGALAFSTPGGQQRLFGRQAFVGFSHQGLGTVTFGRQYALAYLMGSAHDVFGFANYAATWGFQSAGLVGGARLDNTVQYTSDKLFGFTVSGAYTFGGVAGDIHRYSSPAVSLSYDVGPLNIGAVYQQVNNIGGATPASTQYGNTYFGIAIPDSSQKIAMVGATYALAQAKIYAQYIFSHVYPADYRNDSFSVGASYLFTPSIELRGAAYVDILHHADGEGTRVTAGPILLYHLSKRTDLYSGVNYNHLTGQWTKLASTSGFTQSFNGYNSLFEGVVGMIHRF, from the coding sequence ATGGTCGGCATTGTCGGCTTGCATGCGCATGCCGCGTGGAGTCAGTCAGCCGTAACTCTGTACGGGGTCATCGACGAGGCAATCCGCTACGACAACCATCAGACACGCGACGGCGGCCATAACATCACCATGGGTACGGGCGGCGCGCTCCTTGGAAGCAGGTGGGGGCTGCGTGGTACCGAAGATTTGGGCGGCGGCAGCAAAGCGATATTTGTGCTGGAATCTGGTTTCGTTGCGAACACGGGCGCACTTGCGTTCTCGACGCCGGGAGGGCAGCAGCGTCTGTTCGGACGACAAGCATTCGTCGGGTTTTCACACCAAGGATTGGGCACGGTAACTTTCGGTCGGCAATACGCCCTCGCCTATCTGATGGGGTCCGCGCATGACGTATTTGGGTTCGCCAATTACGCAGCAACGTGGGGATTTCAATCTGCCGGCCTAGTGGGCGGTGCGCGTCTCGATAACACTGTTCAATACACATCCGACAAGCTTTTTGGGTTCACGGTAAGTGGCGCCTACACGTTTGGCGGTGTAGCGGGCGATATACATCGCTATTCCTCGCCGGCCGTCAGTTTGAGCTACGACGTTGGTCCTTTGAACATTGGCGCGGTGTATCAGCAGGTCAACAACATTGGCGGAGCAACGCCAGCTAGCACGCAGTACGGCAATACCTATTTCGGCATCGCCATTCCGGACAGCTCTCAAAAGATTGCGATGGTGGGTGCGACCTATGCGCTTGCCCAAGCCAAAATCTACGCGCAATACATCTTCAGTCACGTCTATCCGGCTGATTATCGCAATGACTCGTTCTCGGTAGGCGCATCCTATCTGTTCACGCCGTCCATAGAGTTGCGTGGTGCCGCCTATGTCGACATCCTGCATCATGCAGATGGCGAAGGTACGCGCGTCACGGCAGGCCCGATTCTTCTTTACCATCTGTCCAAGCGGACAGATTTGTACTCCGGCGTCAATTACAATCATCTCACCGGTCAGTGGACCAAACTTGCTTCGACTTCTGGCTTTACCCAATCCTTTAATGGATACAACTCTCTGTTCGAGGGCGTCGTCGGCATGATTCACCGGTTCTAA